One genomic window of Notamacropus eugenii isolate mMacEug1 chromosome 6, mMacEug1.pri_v2, whole genome shotgun sequence includes the following:
- the CRYBA2 gene encoding beta-crystallin A2, whose protein sequence is MSGTLSQGSSPARLTLWEEENFQGRRCELMSDCSSIRELSGFRRVRSVKVESGAWVGFEYPDFQGQQFILEKGDYPRSTAWSGSSGYRTDQLLSFRPLLCANHSDSRVTLYEGENFQGCKFELSDDYPSLPAMGWASKDVGSLKVTSGAWVGYQYPGFRGYQYVLEQDRHSGEFRKYSEFGTQAHTNQLQSIRRVQH, encoded by the exons ATGAGCGGCACCCTGTCTCAGGGCTCAAGCCCAGCCCGCCTCACTCtctgggaggaagagaatttccaGGGCCGCCGCTGTGAACTGATGAGCGACTGTTCCAGCATCCGAGAGCTTAGTGGCTTTCGCAGGGTGCGCTCTGTCAAGGTGGAAAGCGGCGC ATGGGTGGGCTTCGAGTACCCGGATTTCCAGGGCCAGCAGTTCATCCTGGAGAAGGGCGACTATCCTCGATCTACTGCGTGGAGCGGCAGCAGCGGCTATAGAACCGATCAGCTTCTTTCCTTCCGGCCCCTGCTCTGCGCT AATCACAGTGACAGTCGAGTGACCCTTTATGAGGGTGAAAACTTCCAGGGCTGCAAATTTGAGTTGAGTGATGACTATCCATCCCTGCCTGCCATGGGCTGGGCCAGCAAGGATGTGGGCTCCCTCAAAGTCACCTCAGGAGC GTGGGTAGGCTACCAATATCCTGGCTTCCGGGGCTACCAGTATGTATTGGAGCAGGACCGGCATAGTGGAGAGTTTCGAAAATACAGCGAGTTTGGTACCCAGGCCCATACCAACCAGCTGCAATCCATTCGAAGAGTCCAGCACTAA
- the FEV gene encoding protein FEV — protein sequence MRQSGASQPLLLNMYLPDPVGESLFKEGKSGWGPLSPAVQKGSGQIQLWQFLLELLADRANAGCIAWEGGHGEFKLTDPDEVARRWGERKSKPNMNYDKLSRALRYYYDKNIMSKVHGKRYAYRFDFQGLAQACQPPPAHAHAHAAAAAAAAAAAAHDGALYKLPAALAPLPFPGLSKLNLVAASAGVAPASFSYWPGPAPAAAATAAAAAAALYPNPGLQPPPGPFGAVATTSHLGGVGGHYH from the exons ATGAGACAGAGCGGCGCCTCCCAGCCTCTGCTGCTGAACATGTACCTGCCAG ATCCGGTTGGGGAGAGTCTTTTCAAGGAAGGCAAAAGTGGCTGGGGGCCTCTGAGCCCAGCGGTGCAGAAAG GCAGCGGACAGATCCAACTGTGGCAGTTCTTGCTGGAGCTTCTGGCGGACCGGGCGAATGCCGGCTGCATCGCGTGGGAGGGCGGCCACGGCGAGTTCAAGCTGACCGACCCCGACGAGGTGGCGAGGCGCTGGGGCGAGCGTAAGAGCAAACCTAACATGAATTACGACAAGCTGAGCCGGGCGCTGCGCTACTACTACGACAAGAACATCATGAGCAAAGTCCACGGAAAGCGCTACGCCTACCGCTTCGACTTCCAGGGCCTGGCCCAAGCCTGCCAGCCCCCGCCCGCTCACGCCCACGCCCATGCCGCGgcagccgcggccgccgccgctgccgccgcacACGACGGTGCGCTCTACAAGTTGCCTGCAGCCCTGGCGCCTTTGCCCTTCCCTGGCCTCTCCAAACTCAACCTCGTGGCGGCCTCCGCCGGGGTGGCCCCAGCCAGCTTTTCCTATTGGCCTGGCCCGGCCCCTGCAGCAGCTGCAACTGCCGCTGCCGCAGCCGCAGCTCTCTATCCCAACCCCGGCCTCCAGCCTCCCCCGGGGCCATTCGGGGCTGTGGCCACCACTTCGCATCTCGGAGGGGTGGGGGGACACTACCACTGA